The proteins below are encoded in one region of Alkalidesulfovibrio alkalitolerans DSM 16529:
- the glyQ gene encoding glycine--tRNA ligase subunit alpha, with protein sequence MTFQNVILTLQRFWAEQGCLVGQPYDIEVGAGTFNPHTFLRVIGPEPWNVAYVEPSRRPTDGRYGENPNRLQHYYQFQVILKPSPDNVQELYLESLRALGVNPARHDIRFVEDDWESPTLGAWGLGWEVWLNGMEVTQFTYFQQVGGIDLSPVSVELTYGLERICMYLQEKESVYDLAWNERVTYGQVHHQNEVEQSRYNFELADTAMLFANFDAFEKECLRLTEARMPWPAYDYTLKCSHTFNLLDARGAISITERTGYIHRVRNLAGRVARLYDEQRKEMNHPLLNTARGE encoded by the coding sequence ATGACCTTTCAAAATGTCATCCTGACGCTGCAACGCTTCTGGGCAGAACAGGGCTGTCTCGTGGGCCAGCCCTACGACATCGAAGTGGGTGCGGGCACCTTCAACCCGCACACCTTCCTTCGGGTCATCGGTCCCGAGCCATGGAACGTGGCCTACGTGGAACCCTCGCGCAGGCCCACAGACGGCCGCTACGGCGAGAACCCCAACCGTCTGCAGCACTACTACCAATTCCAGGTGATCCTCAAACCCTCGCCGGACAACGTGCAGGAACTCTACCTCGAAAGCCTGCGCGCCCTGGGAGTCAATCCGGCGCGCCACGACATCCGCTTTGTGGAGGACGACTGGGAGTCGCCCACGCTCGGTGCATGGGGTCTTGGCTGGGAGGTCTGGCTGAACGGCATGGAGGTTACACAGTTTACCTATTTCCAGCAGGTAGGCGGCATTGATCTTTCGCCTGTGAGCGTGGAGCTGACCTACGGCCTGGAGCGCATCTGCATGTACCTCCAGGAGAAGGAATCGGTCTACGACCTCGCCTGGAATGAGCGTGTGACGTACGGTCAAGTGCACCACCAGAACGAGGTGGAGCAGTCACGTTACAACTTCGAACTGGCCGACACCGCCATGCTCTTCGCCAATTTCGACGCCTTCGAGAAGGAATGTCTGCGCCTGACCGAAGCCAGGATGCCCTGGCCAGCCTACGACTACACCCTCAAGTGCTCGCATACCTTCAACCTGCTCGACGCGCGCGGGGCCATCTCCATCACCGAGCGCACCGGCTACATCCACCGCGTCCGCAACCTGGCCGGCCGCGTCGCCCGCCTCTACGACGAGCAGCGCAAGGAAATGAATCATCCGCTTCTGAACACCGCGAGGGGGGAGTAA
- a CDS encoding SurA N-terminal domain-containing protein, whose product MMLKATTNRSEDDRLGSRSKVLRIRCGRCIQSIFGGAALSLLTMFAICLSAALPVHAQVADRIVAVVNGEIITLFDLNRRFEPVMRQLEGRTLSAADEDRLKAMKRQLLDRMVVDTLLMQEAERLGMRASDAEVEDQIKEMLQQNRMSEERFREELVQQGITRSQYVTELRREISINRLISTRVHNKIAVSDQEIAEYFQANMKHLGSGRTVDLQLILLPPGEDVETLRQRIQRKEIDFAEAARQFSRGPGAQDGGYIGSFAFDQLAPAWKSALQSVSPGEISAPFDLSGGTALLKLVGEATGDAPGPDVAERIRETLAKPKYEEVYSNYIERLKSRAIIDIRM is encoded by the coding sequence ATGATGTTGAAAGCGACTACAAACCGGTCCGAAGATGATCGTCTAGGATCACGGAGTAAAGTTTTGCGGATACGTTGCGGTCGTTGCATACAATCGATTTTCGGCGGAGCCGCGCTCTCCTTGCTGACGATGTTCGCCATTTGTCTTTCGGCGGCGCTTCCTGTCCATGCCCAAGTCGCCGACCGTATCGTGGCGGTGGTCAATGGCGAGATCATCACGCTCTTCGATCTCAACCGGCGTTTCGAGCCGGTCATGCGCCAACTCGAAGGGCGAACACTCAGCGCTGCCGATGAGGATCGTCTGAAAGCCATGAAACGGCAACTCCTCGATCGCATGGTGGTGGACACCCTTCTGATGCAGGAGGCAGAACGTCTGGGCATGCGGGCCTCGGACGCCGAAGTCGAAGACCAGATCAAGGAAATGCTGCAGCAAAACCGCATGAGCGAGGAACGTTTCCGCGAAGAACTTGTCCAGCAGGGCATCACCAGGTCTCAGTACGTGACGGAACTTCGCCGCGAGATTTCCATCAATCGCCTCATCTCCACCAGGGTACACAACAAGATTGCAGTGAGCGACCAGGAAATCGCCGAATACTTCCAGGCAAACATGAAGCATCTCGGAAGCGGCCGCACGGTCGACCTCCAACTCATTCTGCTGCCGCCCGGCGAGGATGTCGAGACGCTGCGGCAACGCATCCAGCGCAAGGAGATCGATTTCGCCGAGGCGGCCAGACAGTTTTCCCGGGGCCCCGGTGCCCAGGACGGCGGCTATATCGGTTCCTTCGCCTTCGATCAGCTTGCCCCGGCATGGAAAAGCGCGCTTCAAAGCGTTTCCCCGGGAGAAATCAGTGCCCCCTTCGATCTTTCCGGGGGCACTGCCCTGCTCAAGCTCGTCGGAGAGGCGACCGGAGATGCCCCCGGACCCGACGTGGCCGAGCGCATTCGCGAAACGCTGGCCAAGCCCAAGTACGAAGAGGTTTATTCGAACTACATCGAACGGCTGAAGAGCAGGGCTATCATCGACATCAGGATGTAG
- a CDS encoding SurA N-terminal domain-containing protein, which yields MKKYLLLATLCLAVFMGGCARDSEEPGVVARVNGRPITLAQLEFVSDMMQMQQLADFNPSLEQLRADHGLALADLIVQQLVAQELEKRGLEVTEEELRQAEEAVRADYPEGTFEEVLIEEYIDIEAWRGQLKARLSMEKFHNLVLRPRVRLDYQEAEKFYRDNIQDFYLPPRVSVVLITGPSQDLVRKATDAYRAGEEPEEIEARLNQVSVRLVKLREDRLPAAWKEALKGTDKEGLSPVWTDKNVVNRIMVLEEVPGRLLDPSQAYPLVETVLVERKLAEEFSSWLDQALTSASIKVSAHLLRTEEGEGEQDQATRNLEAERLLHDTPSPEEASGNGDPKEDAWADRNGRDDGIEGPTVQPELSAQDFAPPEVVAAEKRRGTSADDSP from the coding sequence ATGAAAAAATACCTTCTTCTCGCTACGCTCTGCCTTGCAGTCTTCATGGGCGGGTGCGCCCGGGATTCCGAGGAGCCTGGCGTGGTGGCCAGGGTCAACGGACGCCCCATCACCCTGGCCCAACTCGAATTCGTGAGTGACATGATGCAGATGCAGCAGCTCGCGGATTTCAACCCGTCGCTCGAACAATTGCGCGCGGACCACGGCCTCGCCCTGGCGGACCTCATCGTGCAGCAACTGGTAGCCCAAGAGCTCGAAAAACGCGGCCTTGAGGTCACGGAAGAGGAATTGCGTCAAGCCGAGGAAGCCGTGCGCGCCGACTATCCCGAAGGCACTTTCGAGGAAGTCCTGATCGAGGAGTATATCGATATCGAGGCTTGGCGCGGACAACTAAAGGCGCGCCTGTCCATGGAGAAATTTCACAATCTGGTGCTTAGGCCGCGCGTACGTCTCGACTACCAGGAGGCCGAGAAGTTCTACAGGGATAATATCCAGGATTTCTATCTGCCTCCCCGCGTTTCCGTCGTTCTGATTACTGGTCCTTCCCAGGATCTCGTGCGCAAGGCCACGGATGCGTATCGGGCAGGGGAGGAGCCGGAGGAGATTGAGGCGAGGCTGAACCAGGTGTCGGTCCGGCTGGTGAAACTGCGTGAGGATCGTCTGCCCGCAGCCTGGAAGGAAGCCCTGAAAGGCACGGACAAGGAAGGACTAAGTCCAGTGTGGACGGACAAAAACGTCGTCAACCGCATCATGGTGTTGGAGGAAGTGCCCGGGAGGTTGCTCGACCCGAGCCAGGCGTATCCGTTGGTGGAAACAGTACTCGTTGAGCGCAAACTGGCCGAGGAATTCAGCTCGTGGCTCGATCAGGCTCTGACCTCAGCCTCCATAAAAGTCAGCGCCCACCTTCTGCGGACCGAGGAAGGCGAGGGGGAACAGGACCAAGCGACCCGGAACCTGGAAGCCGAGCGACTGCTTCATGACACCCCTTCGCCCGAAGAGGCGTCTGGAAACGGCGATCCGAAGGAGGACGCTTGGGCGGATCGCAACGGTCGGGATGACGGGATCGAGGGGCCGACCGTTCAACCGGAACTCTCGGCGCAGGATTTTGCTCCTCCCGAAGTCGTGGCCGCTGAAAAAAGACGGGGCACTTCGGCGGATGACTCGCCCTAG
- the recO gene encoding DNA repair protein RecO, which produces MEFTERALVLRTGRFREADMWVRLIGPTRGLFQAFAFGGCRSRRRFGGCLDTFNLVMATAATDRAGRYLHLRETTLVRAFPRLRHDLARLGMAANCLAFAEAVQDGAQSAGSVFDALLGTLDLLDVGERLPEGLPMFFRTRALAALGYWPELQSCHVCGKGLHDMPLAFLAIDSGRLSCPACGWGDLSLLRLGQEAVSTLRFLSRSDPGGWPDLDVSPTARRECFAAVDRFIEYHLGLAWDAGRYRRA; this is translated from the coding sequence ATGGAGTTCACCGAAAGGGCCTTGGTTCTGCGAACCGGGCGTTTTCGGGAGGCGGACATGTGGGTTCGGCTGATCGGCCCCACACGCGGCCTCTTCCAGGCCTTCGCCTTCGGCGGATGCCGCAGCCGTCGTCGTTTCGGGGGCTGTCTGGACACCTTTAACCTCGTCATGGCCACAGCGGCCACCGATCGGGCCGGACGTTACCTGCATCTGCGCGAGACAACCCTCGTGCGCGCATTTCCCCGACTTCGCCATGACCTTGCGCGTCTTGGCATGGCCGCCAACTGCCTGGCCTTCGCCGAAGCCGTCCAGGATGGGGCGCAGAGCGCGGGCAGCGTCTTCGACGCCCTCCTGGGAACGCTCGATCTTCTGGACGTAGGTGAAAGACTCCCCGAAGGCCTGCCTATGTTCTTCAGGACTCGCGCTCTGGCCGCCCTGGGCTACTGGCCTGAGCTTCAGTCTTGCCATGTCTGCGGCAAGGGTTTACACGACATGCCCTTGGCGTTTCTGGCTATCGACAGCGGTCGCCTGTCCTGCCCCGCCTGCGGGTGGGGCGATCTAAGTCTGCTGCGGCTCGGCCAGGAAGCCGTGAGTACCTTGCGTTTTCTTTCCCGGAGCGATCCCGGCGGCTGGCCCGACCTGGACGTCTCGCCCACGGCGCGGCGCGAATGCTTCGCCGCCGTGGACAGGTTCATCGAATACCATCTCGGCCTCGCGTGGGACGCGGGCCGTTATCGCCGCGCCTGA
- a CDS encoding helix-turn-helix domain-containing protein — MDLNQLGALLRERRETAGLSLADVVERTKISRRVLESIEHGRLEDLPHPVYTKGFIRNYANVLGLDLNEINASLVEIFPVESDENEEAALEVQRDVRLHVGRSGRGPRLLTAAVVLGLLVSAIVLFIWFLPGENGKTPQIETRTSPDVPSEQPSQPFGPAPSGQQPEIPAESPVAPTPPEAPAQPQPPVPETSLRQSSAPASAQAAVVPEEYPVAPAPEIVERPASPQPGVLVVTAVEPCWFEVVVDGKSPTEYFLQPGERLTAEYSSGLTLRAGNAGGIALLHNGSPVSFEAGSGDVKTFTFP, encoded by the coding sequence ATGGATCTTAACCAACTTGGCGCATTGCTGCGCGAGCGACGCGAGACGGCTGGACTGTCTCTAGCGGATGTTGTCGAGCGCACCAAGATCAGCCGCCGCGTTCTCGAATCCATCGAGCACGGCCGCCTGGAAGACCTTCCCCATCCGGTCTATACGAAAGGTTTCATCCGAAACTATGCCAACGTGCTCGGATTGGATCTGAACGAGATCAACGCATCCCTGGTGGAAATCTTCCCCGTCGAGAGCGACGAAAACGAAGAGGCTGCCCTTGAGGTGCAGCGAGACGTGAGGCTGCATGTAGGGCGAAGCGGGCGGGGACCGCGCTTGCTGACCGCAGCGGTGGTCCTTGGACTGCTCGTCTCGGCGATCGTTCTTTTCATCTGGTTCCTGCCGGGCGAAAACGGGAAAACGCCGCAGATCGAGACGCGGACGTCCCCTGACGTTCCCTCCGAACAACCTTCGCAGCCTTTTGGACCTGCCCCATCCGGACAGCAGCCCGAAATTCCGGCGGAGTCCCCCGTTGCGCCTACACCTCCGGAAGCGCCAGCCCAGCCGCAGCCTCCCGTGCCCGAAACATCCCTTCGGCAGTCCTCGGCACCAGCGTCCGCCCAAGCAGCCGTGGTGCCGGAGGAATATCCCGTCGCGCCCGCGCCCGAAATCGTAGAGCGTCCGGCATCGCCGCAGCCCGGCGTTCTCGTGGTCACGGCCGTGGAGCCCTGCTGGTTCGAGGTCGTGGTGGACGGCAAAAGCCCCACCGAATATTTCCTACAGCCCGGCGAACGGCTCACGGCCGAATACTCTTCCGGCCTCACGTTGCGCGCGGGCAATGCAGGCGGGATCGCTCTGCTCCACAACGGCTCGCCTGTGTCCTTCGAGGCCGGTTCCGGCGACGTCAAGACCTTCACCTTCCCTTAG